One window of the Rissa tridactyla isolate bRisTri1 chromosome 9, bRisTri1.patW.cur.20221130, whole genome shotgun sequence genome contains the following:
- the SLITRK2 gene encoding SLIT and NTRK-like protein 2 → MLKGVWLLSLLTVAGISQTESRKPAKDICSKSRCPCEEKENVLNINCENKGFTTVSLLLPPPSKIYQLFLNGNALTRLFPNEFVNYSNAVTLHLGNNDMQEIRTGAFSGLRTLKRLHLNNNKLEVLKEDTFLGLESLEYLQADYNYISAIEAGAFSKLNKLKVLILNDNLLLSLPSNVFRFVLLTHLDLRGNRLKMMPFAGVLEHIGGIMEIQLEENPWNCTCDLLPLKAWLDTITVFVGEIVCETPFRLHGKDVTQLTRQDLCPRKSSSDSNQREKHPVLSDPHISRLSPTANSAINPTRAPKASRPPKTRNRPTPRVTVSKDRQIFGPIMVYQTKSPVPITCPAGCICTSQSSDNGLNVNCQEKKISNISDLHPRPTSPKKLYLTSNYLQVIYRTDLVEYSSLDLLHLGNNRIAVIQEGAFKNLTSLRRLYLNGNYLEILYPSMFDGLHSLQYLYLEYNVIKEILPRTFDTLSNLHLLFLNNNLLRSLPDNVFGGTSLTRLNLRNNHFSHLPVRGVLDQLSALIQIDLQENPWDCTCDILGLRNWIEQVTNQNNQQSNPPVVINEVICESPTKHSGEHLKFLSKEAICPENPNLSDSSLLSMNTDMPHLLGVSPSSYPEIHTEVPLSVLILGLLVVFILSVCFGAGLFVFVLKRRKGVQSMPSSANNLDISSFQLQYGSYNTETHDKTEGHVYNYIPPPVGQMCQNPIYMQKEGDPVAYYRNLHEFSYSNLDHKKEDPTSLAFTISAAELLEKQSSPREPELLYQNIAERVKELPAGGLVHYNFCTLPKRQFAPSYESRRQNQDRINKTVLYGTPRKYFAEQSKPEHPLLQGKLQTEPDYLEVLEKQTAISQL, encoded by the coding sequence ATGCTGAAGGGTGTTTGGTTGCTCAGTTTGTTAACAGTGGCTGGGATCTCGCAGACAGAGAGTCGCAAACCTGCCAAAGACATTTGCAGCAAGAGCCGCTGCCCTTGTGAGGAGAAGGAGAACGTGCTGAACATTAATTGTGAAAACAAAGGATTTACAACCGTCAGCCTCCTCCTGCCGCCACCGTCCAAGATCTACCAGCTGTTCCTCAACGGGAACGCGCTGACCCGCCTGTTCCCCAATGAGTTCGTCAACTACTCCAATGCCGTGACCCTCCATTTGGGCAACAACGACATGCAGGAGATCCGCACAGGGGCCTTCAGCGGCCTCCGCACCCTCAAGAGGCTGCACCTCAATAACAACAAGCTGGAAGTGCTGAAGGAGGACACGTTCCTGGGCTTGGAGAGTCTGGAGTACTTGCAGGCCGATTATAACTACATCAGTGCCATTGAGGCGGGGGCCTTCAGCAAGCTAAACAAGCTCAAAGTGCTGATTCTCAATGACAacctcctgctgtccctgcccagcaATGTCTTCCGCTTTGTGCTTCTCACTCACCTGGACCTGCGGGGCAACCGGCTGAAGATGATGCCTTTTGCTGGTGTTCTGGAGCACATCGGAGGCATCATGGAGATCCAGCTGGAGGAGAACCCTTGGAACTGCACCTGCGACTTACTGCCACTCAAGGCCTGGCTAGACACCATCACCGTGTTCGTGGGTGAGATAGTCTGCGAAACCCCCTTCAGGCTTCATGGGAAAGATGTGACCCAGCTCACCAGGCAAGATCTTTGCCCCAGGAAAAGCTCCAGTGATTCAAACCAGAGGGAAAAACACCCTGTCCTCTCAGACCCACACATCTCGAGGCTATCGCCCACAGCCAACTCTGCCATCAATCCTACCAGAGCGCCAAAAGCCAGCCGGCCACCCAAAACCAGGAACCGCCCCACACCCCGTGTCACTGTGTCGAAAGACAGACAAATATTCGGACCTATCATGGTTTACCAGACAAAGTCTCCTGTGCCCATCACCTGCCCAGCTGGCTGCATCTGTACTTCACAGAGCTCAGACAACGGCTTAAACGTGAACTGCCAAGAGAAAAAGATAAGTAACATCTCCGATCTCCACCCTAGGCCAACCAGTCCAAAGAAACTTTATCTTACCAGTAACTATCTGCAAGTCATTTATAGAACTGATCTCGTAGAGTACAGCTCTCTGGATTTGTTACACCTAGGAAATAACAGAATTGCAGTGATACAAGAAGGTGCCTTTAAAAACCTCACAAGTTTACGTAGACTTTATCTTAATGGCAACTACCTTGAGATTCTGTACCCATCTATGTTCGACGGGCTGCACAGCCTGCAATATCTCTACCTAGAGTACAATGTCATTAAGGAGATCCTGCCACGCACCTTTGATACTCTGAGTAATCTTCATCTGTTATTTCTTAATAACAACCTGCTCAGATCCTTGCCTGACAACGTCTTTGGCGGCACTTCCCTCACCAGACTCAACCTTAGAAACAACCATTTCTCACACCTGCCTGTGAGAGGAGTCTTGGACCAGCTCTCGGCGCTAATTCAGATAGACCTCCAGGAGAACCCTTGGGACTGCACATGTGACATCCTGGGGCTGAGGAACTGGATAGAGCAAGTCACTAACCAGAACAACCAGCAGTCAAATCCCCCTGTAGTTATCAATGAAGTCATATGCGAGTCTCCCACCAAGCACTCCGGAGAGCATCTGAAATTCCTGAGCAAAGAAGCCATCTGCCCAGAGAACCCCAACTTGTCAGattcttctctcctctccatgAATACAGATATGCCCCATCTCCTTGGTGTCTCGCCCAGCTCCTACCCAGAAATACACACTGAAGTTCCGCTGTCTGTCTTAATTTTAGGCTTGCTGGTTGTGTTTATTTTGTCAGTCTGTTTTGGGGCAGGCCTGTTTGTCTTTGTCCTTAAGCGCCGGAAGGGGGTGCAAAGCATGCCCAGCAGTGCAAACAACTTAGATATAAGTTCATTTCAGCTCCAGTATGGGTCTTACAACACCGAGACCCATGATAAAACTGAAGGACATGTTTATAACTACATTCCCCCTCCTGTTGGACAGATGTGCCAAAACCCCATCTACATGCAAAAGGAAGGGGATCCAGTTGCCTATTACAGGAATCTCCATGAGTTTAGCTATAGCAATCTTGACCACAAAAAGGAAGACCCCACCAGTCTCGCATTTACAATCAGTGCAGCTGAATTACTGGAAAAGCAATCCTCGCCGAGGGAACCAGAGCTTCTGTATCAAAATATTGCAGAAAGGGTCAAGGAACTCCCCGCCGGAGGATTAGTTCATTATAACTTTTGCACCTTACCCAAAAGGCAGTTTGCCCCTTCATATGAATCAAGACgccaaaaccaggacaggataaataaaactgttttataTGGAACTcccagaaaatattttgcagaacagTCTAAACCCGAGCATCCTTTACTCCAAGGAAAGCTACAAACAGAACCAGACTACCTCGAAGTTCTGGAAAAACAAACTGCAATCAGTCAGCTGTGA